From the Chloroflexus aurantiacus J-10-fl genome, one window contains:
- a CDS encoding iron-containing alcohol dehydrogenase, whose protein sequence is MMPPREFIMPAQMIIGSGAVDQVGAQCAKRGWKKALIVTDQIMQKLGIVGQVEQNLAHHGINSVVYAGVNTEPVVEYVQEGLTTFREGGCDFVLAVGGGSPIDTAKAVAVLVTNPGSIEQYKGIGKIGAPGVPLVAIPTTAGTGSEATIYTVITDQKTDVKMLIGSPYLMPTIAIVDPMLTISSPPSVTAATGVDALVHAIEAYVSVKRQPMTDVLCLSAIELIAGNIRQAWANGNNIEAREKMMLGATQAGIAFSNSSVALVHGMSRPIGAYFHIAHGVSNAALLAVVTEFSLVGDPQRYADIARAMGEPTEGLSLMEAADRAVVAIRRLVRDIKIPSLRQLGVERERLMELAPAMADAAIDSGSPANNPRKPTKQEIIELYARAYDEGDRMSA, encoded by the coding sequence ATGATGCCACCACGTGAGTTTATCATGCCGGCACAGATGATCATTGGTTCAGGTGCTGTCGATCAGGTTGGTGCACAGTGCGCGAAGCGGGGCTGGAAGAAGGCACTCATCGTCACCGATCAGATCATGCAGAAACTCGGCATCGTCGGCCAGGTCGAACAGAATCTGGCTCATCACGGCATAAACAGTGTGGTGTATGCCGGTGTCAACACCGAACCGGTGGTGGAATATGTGCAAGAGGGGTTGACAACATTCCGGGAGGGTGGCTGCGATTTTGTGCTGGCAGTTGGTGGTGGCAGTCCAATTGATACCGCAAAAGCGGTTGCTGTGCTCGTAACCAATCCCGGTTCCATCGAGCAATACAAGGGGATTGGCAAGATTGGCGCTCCCGGTGTGCCGCTGGTCGCTATCCCCACTACAGCCGGCACCGGTAGTGAAGCGACAATCTACACCGTCATTACCGATCAAAAGACCGATGTGAAAATGTTGATCGGTAGCCCCTATTTAATGCCGACCATCGCCATCGTCGATCCGATGTTGACCATCTCATCGCCACCCAGTGTGACCGCAGCTACCGGTGTTGATGCGCTGGTACACGCGATTGAAGCCTATGTGTCGGTCAAACGCCAGCCGATGACTGATGTATTATGTTTGTCGGCCATCGAGCTAATCGCCGGTAATATTCGTCAGGCCTGGGCCAATGGCAACAATATCGAAGCCCGCGAGAAGATGATGTTGGGGGCAACACAGGCCGGGATTGCGTTCAGTAATTCGTCAGTAGCGCTTGTCCACGGCATGTCCAGACCGATTGGCGCTTACTTCCACATTGCCCATGGCGTCTCAAACGCAGCCCTCCTTGCCGTAGTGACTGAATTCAGCCTGGTTGGTGATCCACAGCGCTATGCCGATATTGCCAGAGCAATGGGCGAGCCGACCGAGGGTCTATCGCTGATGGAAGCGGCTGATCGAGCGGTCGTTGCCATCCGTCGTCTGGTGCGAGACATCAAGATACCCTCGCTTCGCCAGTTAGGCGTGGAGCGCGAGCGGTTGATGGAACTGGCGCCGGCAATGGCCGATGCCGCCATTGATAGCGGTAGTCCGGCGAATAATCCGCGCAAGCCCACCAAACAAGAAATTATTGAACTGTATGCCAGGGCCTACGATGAAGGCGACCGGATGAGTGCATGA
- a CDS encoding anti-sigma regulatory factor, whose product MAQSKTAVIRSDLDIVIARTMARDMAKALGFGPIDQARIATAVSELARNIFLYAGTGNVTVRDIEKGSRKGIEIICEDQGPGIPNIDLVMQDGYSTSRGMGMGLPGAKRLMDEFDIKSKEGVGTTIVCRKWRN is encoded by the coding sequence ATGGCGCAGAGTAAGACTGCTGTCATTCGAAGCGACCTTGATATTGTCATCGCGCGCACCATGGCTCGCGATATGGCCAAGGCGCTCGGCTTCGGGCCGATTGATCAGGCTCGTATTGCGACAGCCGTGAGCGAGCTGGCCCGCAATATCTTTCTCTACGCCGGTACCGGCAATGTGACGGTGCGTGATATAGAGAAAGGGTCCCGCAAGGGGATTGAAATTATTTGCGAAGATCAAGGTCCTGGGATTCCGAATATCGATCTGGTGATGCAAGACGGCTACAGCACCTCGCGCGGGATGGGAATGGGCTTACCCGGCGCCAAACGGCTAATGGACGAGTTCGATATTAAGTCGAAAGAAGGCGTCGGCACAACCATCGTCTGTCGCAAGTGGCGGAACTGA
- a CDS encoding STAS domain-containing protein, translated as MDNLRIPILKIGDILIASIQVALHDASAVQFKDDLLQKIHDTRARGVIIDLTALDVVDSFIGRLIADIAAMAGLMGARVVLTGLQPAVAITLVELGLELPRVLTALNLEKGLAMMQRMTGEESDDGAE; from the coding sequence TTGGATAATCTTCGCATTCCAATCTTGAAAATAGGCGACATTTTAATCGCCTCAATTCAGGTGGCGCTACACGATGCGTCAGCAGTTCAATTTAAAGATGATCTGTTGCAGAAAATTCACGACACCCGTGCCCGTGGTGTGATTATTGATTTAACTGCTCTTGATGTTGTCGATAGCTTTATCGGTCGCCTGATTGCCGACATTGCCGCAATGGCCGGCCTAATGGGTGCCCGTGTAGTCCTTACCGGCTTGCAACCGGCCGTTGCTATCACCCTGGTTGAATTAGGACTTGAATTACCGCGTGTACTCACGGCTCTTAACCTCGAAAAGGGGTTGGCTATGATGCAGCGGATGACTGGTGAGGAGAGCGACGATGGCGCAGAGTAA
- a CDS encoding diacylglycerol/polyprenol kinase family protein: MSTRDLIGLIVSFGYAFGLLIIAEVIRRWRGYPQDFTRKFVHIGAGMWVFGVLALFENWTIGIIPFATFIVLNFIFYRFRLLAAIDAPDSTPGTVYFALSITILFLIFWRTNSPDDRGYIAAAGTMAMTWGDALAAIVGKRWGRHYYQIGQGRRSFEGSAAMFIASTVAILLTLLFTPGSALSPQSSPIDVGAALITSIVAGLVATIAEGVSPHGTDNISVPLLAGAVIAVMLGVV, translated from the coding sequence ATGAGCACACGCGATCTCATTGGACTGATTGTCTCGTTCGGGTATGCATTTGGGCTGCTCATCATTGCCGAGGTGATTCGCCGCTGGCGAGGGTATCCGCAAGATTTCACCCGCAAATTTGTCCACATCGGTGCCGGTATGTGGGTGTTTGGGGTACTGGCCCTGTTTGAAAACTGGACAATTGGGATTATTCCGTTTGCGACCTTCATCGTCCTCAATTTCATCTTCTATCGTTTTCGCTTACTGGCAGCAATTGACGCTCCCGACAGCACACCAGGCACAGTCTACTTTGCCTTATCCATAACAATCCTCTTTTTAATCTTCTGGCGTACCAATTCTCCCGATGATCGCGGTTATATCGCAGCAGCCGGTACAATGGCTATGACGTGGGGTGACGCACTGGCAGCAATTGTTGGCAAGCGCTGGGGGCGCCACTACTATCAAATCGGTCAGGGACGCCGCTCATTTGAAGGCTCGGCAGCGATGTTCATCGCCAGCACTGTCGCAATTCTGCTGACCCTGCTATTTACACCGGGATCAGCGCTTAGCCCGCAGAGTTCCCCGATAGATGTTGGGGCAGCACTGATCACCAGTATTGTGGCGGGACTGGTGGCAACAATCGCCGAAGGTGTTTCACCGCATGGAACCGATAACATAAGTGTACCACTATTGGCCGGTGCAGTCATTGCCGTAATGCTAGGAGTTGTGTGA
- a CDS encoding alkaline phosphatase family protein produces the protein MLVAESTAAINAACLNADHVRPLYDTFGFARIPDTIRYLLTGKAASPLPEVALSGLPDHPATVVMVMLDSFGWHFFSQYLERAPFLRRFLHHGRICQLTTAFPSSTPVHVTLLHTGLAVDQSGIYEWHVFEPDLQAVIGSLLFSPVFDRKADGLVAYGVDPLAVYPQSRFYQQLQTAGASSVVLMPAALAHSVYTRTMCSGALVVPFQDIPDATVRLRYLFEQQVAPTFYHLYIDSVDAAMHRYGPESVQVENEIVTTLDHLEQYLWPLLHRAPQPTVLLLTADHGHITVDPQQAIVLNRLWPDLERFLRQGGDRRPLPPSGSPRVTVLHVQPAAVADVQLALQRRLGERATVVASARLVEDGYFGPQPGERLRSRLGELIILPAPGEVIVWDHPQANPFTYRGMHGGLTPTEMLTELAWVVV, from the coding sequence ATGCTGGTTGCCGAGTCGACGGCTGCAATCAATGCAGCCTGCTTGAATGCAGACCATGTACGACCGTTGTACGATACCTTCGGGTTTGCCCGGATTCCGGATACCATTCGCTATCTGTTAACCGGCAAGGCTGCGTCACCGTTACCTGAGGTTGCTCTTAGTGGCTTACCTGATCATCCGGCGACGGTGGTGATGGTGATGCTCGATTCGTTCGGCTGGCATTTCTTCAGCCAGTATCTTGAACGGGCACCGTTTTTGCGCCGTTTTCTCCACCACGGGCGAATTTGCCAGTTGACGACCGCTTTTCCCTCCTCTACTCCTGTCCATGTAACGTTACTCCACACCGGTCTGGCTGTCGATCAGAGTGGTATCTACGAGTGGCATGTCTTTGAACCCGATCTCCAGGCTGTCATTGGCTCACTGCTCTTTTCTCCCGTCTTTGATCGCAAGGCCGATGGGTTGGTGGCGTATGGTGTTGATCCGCTTGCCGTCTATCCGCAGAGCCGTTTCTACCAGCAGTTGCAAACGGCAGGTGCGAGTAGTGTTGTGCTCATGCCGGCGGCGCTGGCCCATTCGGTGTATACCCGTACCATGTGCAGTGGGGCGTTGGTCGTGCCATTCCAGGATATTCCTGATGCAACTGTCCGCCTGCGGTATTTGTTTGAACAACAGGTGGCACCCACCTTTTACCATCTGTACATCGACTCTGTCGATGCTGCGATGCATCGGTACGGGCCAGAGTCGGTTCAGGTTGAGAATGAAATTGTCACCACGCTTGATCATCTTGAACAGTATCTCTGGCCGCTCCTTCACAGGGCACCGCAACCGACCGTCTTGTTATTGACTGCCGATCACGGTCATATAACGGTTGATCCGCAACAGGCAATTGTGCTTAACCGGCTATGGCCCGACCTGGAGCGCTTCCTGCGGCAGGGTGGTGATCGCCGACCTCTCCCACCATCGGGATCGCCGCGCGTGACGGTCTTGCACGTGCAGCCCGCAGCCGTCGCTGATGTGCAGCTAGCATTGCAACGTCGACTCGGCGAGCGGGCAACGGTGGTGGCGAGTGCCCGTCTGGTGGAAGATGGCTATTTCGGGCCGCAACCCGGTGAACGGCTACGCTCTCGATTGGGTGAATTGATAATTCTCCCTGCACCTGGAGAAGTGATTGTCTGGGATCATCCGCAAGCCAACCCGTTTACGTATCGTGGCATGCACGGTGGTCTAACCCCGACAGAGATGCTGACGGAACTGGCCTGGGTTGTGGTATAG